In Dictyostelium discoideum AX4 chromosome Un chrUn_0004, whole genome shotgun sequence, the DNA window TGAATTGGTATTAGATGAGAACATAGGTTCTTTCATGAATCTTGTAAAGGCTAAGGAaatgttgttgatttgatCCTCCATTGATTTCATTCTTAAATCAAAGGATTCAGCACTATTAGAGGCAGAGGTACTACTACTAGAggcttcattattattaacagtGGTAGACatattttattgttgatatctaaaattataatatgagaaaaataataatattaaaaattaataaagagaaataattatttgtataaaatttgtgtgtgtgtatcttaaatatatataggaGGAATtcccaaataaaataaatcaaatttttttagtttttagtgCCACTATTTATacgtttttattttcttaaaaatttcgcaaaactcaaaaaaataagagtTTTCGACCCTTCACAACTTTGTGCATAGTGTCGGTTCGgaatt includes these proteins:
- a CDS encoding hypothetical protein (Slime mold (D.discoideum) transposon DIRS-1, complete, clone SB41) encodes the protein MSTTVNNNEASSSSTSASNSAESFDLRMKSMEDQINNISLAFTRFMKEPMFSSNTNS